The Burkholderia pyrrocinia genome includes a region encoding these proteins:
- a CDS encoding flavin reductase family protein, translating to MSDLTTHPLRTDMLLAMRRLARSVTVISSAHDGRRYSMSATAVDSLSTDPPSLLICINRTSSLYPPLDAGAPFCVNVLSARHEGIAIDCSGRLKGEARFTTGDWHTSPHGVPYLRDSQASLVCEQDGRFEYGTHTVFIGRIHEVLMSGDVDPLVYLDGAYTTPGAPVSRVAA from the coding sequence ATGAGCGATCTCACCACCCATCCGCTGCGCACCGACATGCTGCTCGCGATGCGCCGCCTCGCGCGCTCCGTCACGGTCATCAGCAGCGCGCACGACGGCCGGCGCTACTCGATGTCCGCGACCGCGGTCGATTCGCTGTCGACCGATCCGCCTTCGCTGCTGATCTGCATCAACCGCACATCGTCGCTGTATCCGCCGCTCGATGCGGGCGCGCCGTTCTGCGTGAACGTGCTGTCGGCGCGCCACGAAGGCATCGCTATCGACTGCAGCGGCCGCCTGAAGGGCGAAGCGCGCTTCACGACCGGCGACTGGCATACGTCGCCGCACGGCGTGCCGTATCTGCGCGACTCGCAGGCGAGCCTCGTGTGCGAGCAGGACGGCCGCTTCGAATACGGCACGCATACGGTGTTCATCGGGCGTATCCACGAGGTGCTGATGAGCGGCGATGTCGATCCGCTCGTCTATCTCGACGGCGCCTATACGACGCCCGGCGCGCCCGTGAGCCGCGTGGCCGCGTGA
- a CDS encoding ferredoxin--NADP reductase has product MSDSRFHRLTVAEVIFESDDAFSFVFDVPAALRDAFAYRPGQFLTLNVPCADATVARCYSLSSAPGIDAAPKITVKRVRDGRASNWLCDRVQAGDALDVLPPAGVFTPRTLDGDLLLFAGGSGITPVLSILKSALVHGRGMLTLIYANRDERSVIFRDELQQLAQRHPGRMRVIHWLDSVQGIPHQRHLEELARPFSQQETFICGPALFMENALAAMLGLGLPRARVHVERFASLPDAPAQADASASAAATAAPGDGAAIETVLDGDAFAFDSAPGETLLDAMLRAGVPAPNSCRMGQCGACMCRIERGEVALDSNHVLDDDEIAAGWTLACCARPASDALRVVFPD; this is encoded by the coding sequence ATGAGCGATTCGCGCTTCCACCGGCTGACCGTTGCGGAAGTGATTTTCGAAAGCGACGACGCGTTCTCGTTCGTGTTCGACGTGCCCGCCGCGTTGCGTGACGCATTCGCGTACCGGCCCGGGCAGTTCCTGACGCTGAACGTACCGTGCGCGGACGCGACCGTCGCGCGCTGCTATTCGCTGTCGAGCGCCCCCGGCATCGACGCCGCACCGAAGATCACCGTCAAGCGCGTGCGCGACGGCCGCGCGTCGAACTGGCTGTGCGACCGCGTGCAGGCAGGCGACGCGCTCGACGTGCTGCCGCCGGCAGGCGTGTTTACGCCGCGCACGCTCGACGGCGACCTGCTGCTGTTCGCGGGCGGCAGCGGCATCACGCCCGTGCTGTCGATCCTGAAATCGGCGCTCGTGCACGGGCGCGGAATGCTGACGCTGATCTATGCGAACCGCGACGAGCGCTCGGTGATTTTTCGCGACGAGCTGCAGCAGCTCGCGCAGCGCCATCCGGGCCGCATGCGCGTGATCCACTGGCTCGACAGCGTGCAGGGCATACCGCACCAGCGCCATCTCGAGGAGCTCGCGCGGCCGTTCAGCCAGCAGGAGACATTCATCTGCGGGCCTGCGCTGTTCATGGAGAACGCGCTGGCCGCGATGCTCGGCCTCGGGCTGCCGCGTGCGCGCGTGCATGTCGAGCGGTTCGCGTCGCTGCCCGATGCACCGGCGCAGGCCGATGCTTCGGCGTCAGCCGCGGCAACGGCGGCGCCCGGCGACGGCGCGGCGATCGAGACGGTGCTCGACGGCGACGCGTTCGCGTTCGACAGCGCGCCCGGCGAAACGCTGCTCGACGCGATGCTGCGCGCGGGCGTGCCCGCACCGAATTCCTGCCGGATGGGGCAATGCGGCGCGTGCATGTGCCGGATCGAACGCGGCGAGGTCGCGCTCGACAGCAACCATGTGCTCGACGACGACGAGATCGCGGCCGGCTGGACGCTCGCCTGTTGCGCGCGGCCCGCGAGCGATGCGCTGCGCGTGGTGTTTCCCGATTGA
- a CDS encoding FadD3 family acyl-CoA ligase yields MDNEILTTPALIARAAARHGAHPAIESEHGRLTYAELDAARLDAARALLASGIDAGDRIAVWAPNLPQWIVAALAIHTVGAILVPVNTRMKGMEVGGILHDGGARLLFCSGTFLGESYPAMLAPHRPATLERVVVFDGEPPPGARDETWNAFLARGAAVPLSAVREREARVTPDTVMDLMFTSGTTGRPKGVMTAHGQNLRAAQAWATIAGVRHDDRYLIVNPFFHTFGYKAGWLAALSSGATVLPQLVFQPADVLRRVADECVSVLPGPPTLYYALLDAPDRATRDLSSLRIAVTGAAAIAPSLIERMRAELGFETVLTGYGLTESCGFATLCRHGDDAETVAYTSGRPMPDVELRIAGPGGEPLGPDETGEIWVRGYNVMRGYFNQPDATRDTVDAEGWLHTGDLGCVDENGNLKITDRIKDMFIVGGFNCYPAEIERLLAAHPAIAQVALVGVPDTRLGEVGHAYVVLRPGAHADADELNDWARRNMANYKVPRHFTFVEQLPTSAAGKVLKYRLRAGTEAAA; encoded by the coding sequence ATGGACAATGAAATCCTGACCACGCCCGCGCTGATCGCGCGGGCTGCTGCGCGCCACGGCGCGCATCCGGCGATCGAGTCGGAGCATGGCCGGCTGACCTACGCGGAACTCGACGCGGCGCGTCTCGACGCGGCCCGCGCGCTGCTGGCAAGCGGCATCGATGCCGGCGACCGCATCGCGGTCTGGGCGCCGAACCTGCCGCAATGGATCGTCGCGGCGCTTGCGATCCACACCGTCGGCGCGATCCTCGTGCCGGTCAATACACGGATGAAGGGGATGGAGGTCGGCGGCATCCTGCACGACGGCGGCGCGCGGCTGCTGTTCTGCTCCGGCACGTTCCTCGGCGAATCCTATCCGGCGATGCTCGCGCCGCACCGGCCCGCGACGCTCGAGCGCGTCGTCGTGTTCGACGGCGAACCGCCGCCCGGCGCGCGCGACGAGACCTGGAACGCGTTCCTCGCGCGCGGCGCGGCGGTGCCGCTGTCCGCGGTGCGCGAGCGCGAGGCGCGGGTGACGCCCGACACCGTGATGGACCTGATGTTCACGTCCGGCACGACGGGCCGCCCGAAGGGCGTGATGACCGCGCACGGCCAGAACCTGCGCGCCGCGCAGGCGTGGGCGACGATCGCGGGCGTGCGCCACGACGACCGCTACCTGATCGTCAATCCGTTCTTCCATACGTTCGGCTACAAGGCCGGCTGGCTTGCCGCGCTGTCGAGCGGCGCGACCGTGCTGCCGCAGCTCGTGTTCCAGCCGGCCGACGTGCTGCGGCGTGTCGCCGACGAGTGCGTGTCGGTGCTGCCCGGCCCGCCGACGCTGTACTACGCGCTGCTCGACGCGCCCGATCGCGCGACGCGCGACCTGTCGTCGCTGCGGATCGCGGTGACGGGCGCGGCGGCGATCGCGCCGAGCCTGATCGAGCGGATGCGCGCGGAGCTCGGCTTCGAGACGGTGCTGACCGGCTACGGGCTGACCGAATCGTGCGGCTTCGCGACGCTGTGCCGGCACGGCGACGATGCCGAGACCGTCGCCTATACGTCGGGCCGGCCGATGCCGGATGTCGAGCTGCGCATCGCGGGGCCGGGCGGCGAGCCGCTCGGGCCGGACGAGACCGGCGAGATCTGGGTGCGCGGCTACAACGTGATGCGCGGCTACTTCAACCAGCCGGACGCGACGCGCGATACCGTCGATGCGGAGGGCTGGTTGCATACGGGCGATCTCGGCTGCGTCGATGAAAACGGCAACCTGAAGATCACCGATCGCATCAAGGACATGTTCATCGTCGGCGGCTTCAACTGCTATCCGGCGGAGATCGAGCGGCTGCTTGCGGCGCATCCTGCGATCGCGCAGGTCGCGCTGGTCGGCGTGCCCGATACGCGGCTGGGCGAGGTCGGGCACGCGTATGTCGTGCTGCGTCCGGGCGCGCATGCCGACGCCGATGAACTGAACGACTGGGCGCGCCGCAACATGGCGAACTACAAGGTGCCGCGGCATTTCACGTTCGTCGAGCAACTGCCGACGAGCGCGGCGGGGAAGGTGCTGAAGTACCGGCTGCGCGCGGGGACCGAGGCGGCGGCTTGA
- a CDS encoding SDR family NAD(P)-dependent oxidoreductase, protein MNDNGFPQGAVLVFGGSGGIGQGVALEFARAGVPVAVGYRSKADVAGRVARDIRVEGVAATTHCVDVTDPAQVDAALAAAIDAHGRVHTVVWAAGPFVNQRHIGDMTHDDWRRAIEVETIGFFVAAKAALPHFRASGGGSFVTLGSAGHLRWPDRDGLSVAPKAANEALVKGLAREEGRYNIRANSILVGVIEAGMFPVLLEQGQFDQAWIDETQKMLALKRWGKAHDVGRAAVFLASDRADYVTGQQLNVSGGYGL, encoded by the coding sequence ATGAACGACAACGGATTTCCGCAGGGCGCGGTGCTGGTGTTCGGCGGCAGCGGCGGGATCGGGCAGGGCGTCGCGCTCGAGTTTGCGCGTGCCGGCGTGCCGGTCGCGGTGGGCTACCGCAGCAAAGCCGACGTGGCCGGGCGGGTCGCGCGCGACATTCGTGTCGAAGGCGTCGCGGCCACCACGCACTGCGTGGACGTGACCGATCCCGCGCAGGTCGACGCCGCGCTCGCGGCCGCGATCGACGCGCATGGCCGCGTGCACACGGTCGTCTGGGCGGCCGGGCCGTTCGTGAACCAGCGCCATATCGGCGACATGACGCACGACGACTGGCGCCGTGCGATCGAGGTCGAGACGATCGGGTTCTTCGTGGCGGCGAAAGCCGCGCTGCCGCATTTCCGCGCATCGGGCGGCGGGTCGTTCGTGACGCTCGGCTCGGCCGGACACCTGCGCTGGCCCGATCGCGACGGGCTGTCGGTCGCGCCGAAGGCGGCGAACGAGGCGCTGGTCAAGGGGCTCGCGCGCGAAGAGGGGCGTTACAACATTCGCGCGAATTCGATCCTGGTCGGCGTGATCGAGGCCGGGATGTTTCCGGTGCTGCTCGAACAGGGGCAGTTCGACCAGGCGTGGATCGACGAGACGCAGAAGATGCTCGCGCTCAAGCGCTGGGGGAAGGCGCACGACGTGGGGCGGGCGGCGGTGTTTCTGGCGTCGGACCGCGCTGACTACGTGACGGGGCAGCAGTTGAATGTTTCCGGCGGGTACGGGTTGTAG
- a CDS encoding FitA-like ribbon-helix-helix domain-containing protein, which produces MANLLVRNVDDSIVQSLREQAAANGRSAEAEHRAILADALGRPKRRTFAQVLMSMPDVGEDTDFQRVQDSGEVRRVFD; this is translated from the coding sequence ATGGCAAATCTACTGGTGCGTAACGTGGATGACAGTATCGTTCAGAGCCTGCGCGAGCAGGCTGCGGCAAACGGCAGGAGTGCCGAGGCCGAACATCGGGCCATTCTGGCCGATGCGCTCGGCCGGCCGAAGCGAAGGACATTTGCGCAAGTGCTGATGAGCATGCCCGATGTTGGCGAAGACACGGATTTCCAACGTGTTCAGGATTCCGGCGAGGTCAGGCGTGTTTTTGATTGA
- a CDS encoding type II toxin-antitoxin system VapC family toxin has translation MFLIDTNVISEIRKGKRTNRGVRAFFRQAEADASPLYLSVVTVAELRRGVDLIRHRGDHPQASALEAWMATILSGYAPNILPVDIEISQMWGHLRVPDPANELDKLIAATALINDLTVVTRNVDDFARTGARLLNPFD, from the coding sequence GTGTTTTTGATTGATACGAACGTCATCAGCGAAATCAGGAAGGGCAAGCGAACCAACCGCGGCGTGCGGGCGTTCTTCAGGCAGGCAGAGGCCGACGCAAGCCCGCTTTATCTGTCCGTCGTGACGGTGGCAGAACTTCGGCGCGGCGTCGATCTGATCCGTCATCGCGGCGATCACCCGCAGGCATCGGCGCTCGAAGCATGGATGGCGACGATCCTGTCCGGCTATGCGCCGAACATCCTGCCGGTCGATATCGAGATCAGCCAGATGTGGGGGCATTTGCGCGTGCCCGATCCGGCGAACGAACTCGACAAACTGATCGCGGCCACCGCGCTGATCAACGATCTCACGGTCGTCACGCGCAACGTCGACGATTTCGCTCGCACCGGCGCCCGGCTTCTGAACCCGTTCGATTGA